One part of the Salmo salar chromosome ssa10, Ssal_v3.1, whole genome shotgun sequence genome encodes these proteins:
- the ccdc73 gene encoding coiled-coil domain-containing protein 73 isoform X2: MDVSADSGKRPTTTGHNFEKELSLSYTPNETDSGTISLHVLEFKTILHEAVEELHIHREAETRYEEQISKLVLEKQELEWQKESLQHQIDNMANQHTESLANVKKQFQSKIRGVEDERGKHQLTAELKDKEINSLKEELKLFQLFKYSLEKKLSELNLQLQLQTQTKDSHLNQLGEVEKRFGALSRQCAMVKQAHEKLEQNVEDAMRLNKKLTSVNRKQESTIISLKQDVEELNNKLIKAKVTSMGRSEENCNLTVKEQNIQELQHRLHVETEMNKKLRDEHTTERNGKKEVMNSLQLAQQLLLTQTQAVRRVELELQAQREEYQALKREHEVIQEKIQEKEDRFTHLLEEYRNCRMIWENEKLTLQERIQSEHQDLRSVKEAYNHLHEQHTELSSRAILQAEHILGLESGMKDYVKDNENPMGENRDQSAKDEYVSKDVCRVDTVVVGEVAQTAESDSTQENVDVTDQSREVGCSETVIDDSPQTAHCKVIDSVQATHGSNPDRSTDVEGGGKSCQGEDKPSSVLQPPAGRLKGLASLQSGSADGLTTVTDVVHVLSICGIGEGQPTDSNNKRSSSDFNYPFCSLINNVCSSSNVHLSDKGDSMSGLSGFENSSVYGALNSDPVAGGTRDGEQEQSVYTPEMTTSQTFNKHRGRQKSTSSFQNIDPVQAVTPLAVSQSDPCNFLLQKVVEIHEIRCHTPEANEVNILSESPSSSLPASAQHSNTHIENPTEQETIGTSCLPSQPLNLPQQINPHGVVAQDCTQSDCNIGTKEPEDKHEQPARDCVPATEDALYPNCQETLPESGDLNVSPDAGTHGDPEQPSSDVNLDIDGPVGSQSQPCPVAMNSPQSERVHEDNCCNSTVEEKLRPQHANDKDIEVKHNNPATSKPPSDETDLSPKSNHSKQSCLLKTEEKTSETIDYSFLASNKRYRSSFELTSEKRDIHSRNMHSIVISQTTPTCQISQVSDLKTKLSSGFQEPPSPFTIPIFLKGKQNTSDPSMMTRSADLHNPPSLLTSHKRDHQGEWNTIRETFYEMSAEKESRDHIPVSSALPIITTPSSMGSSRLWQDYPRTVSSPCLSNNSRLWQDYPRTVSSPCHPSFCRGTASEAFPPSSQDDEESQQSNIRAQIAKIEPFLCSARLRLPKKRKMDSSETMQL; this comes from the exons ATGGATGTCAGTGCAGACTCAGGGAAACGCCCCACCACG ACTGGACACAACTTTGAAAAGGAGCTGTCGTTATCATATACCCCTAACGAGACAGACAGTGGCACCATTTCCTTACATGTTTTGGAGTTTAAAACAATTCTTCATGAAGCAGTGGAAGAACTACATATTCACAGG gaggctgaaactcGCTATGAAGAGCAGATTAGTAAACTTGTGTTGGAGAAGCAGGAATTAGAATGGCAGAAG GAATCCCTTCAACATCAAATTGACAACATGGCAAATCAACATACGGAGTCTCTTGCCAATGTTAAAAAACAG TTTCAGTCCAAAATCAGAGGGGTCGAAGATGAAAGG GGAAAGCACCAGCTGACAGCCGAGTTAAAGGACAAGGAGATCAACAGTCTGAAGGAGGAACTGAAATTGTTCCAG TTGTTCAAGTACAGTTTGGAGAAGAAATTAAGCGAGCTG AACCTGCAGCTGCAGCTGCAGACCCAGACCAAAGACAGCCACCTGAATCAACTAGGGGAGGTGGAGAAGAGGTTTGGAGCTCTCTCCAGACAGTGTGCCATGGTCAAGCAGGCCCACGAGAAGCTGGAGCAAAATG TTGAAGATGCCATGAGACTCAATAAGAAACTAACTTCTGTCAATAGAAAACAAgaatccacaatcatctccttaaaACAG GATGTGGAGGAACTTAATAACAAGCTTATAAAGGCCAAAGTGACATCTATGGGTAGATCTGAAGAGAACTGCAACCTCACAGTCAAAGAGCAAAACATACAGGAACTCCAACACAGGCTGCATGTG GAAACTGAAATGAATAAAAAACTCAGAGATGAGCATACAACTGAAAGAAATGGAAAAAAG gaggTGATGAACTCCCTACAGCTTGCCCAGCAGCTTCTGCTGACACAGACTCAGGCTGTGAGGCGAGTGGAGCTGGAGCTTCAAGCACAGCGAGAGGAGTACCAG GCCCTTAAAAGAGAACATGAAGTGATCCAAGAGAAGATCCAGGAAAAAGAAGACAGATTCACTCATCTGCTGGAGGAGTACAGAAATTGTAGAATGATCTGGGAAAATGAG AAACTGACATTACAAGAGAGGATCCAGTCAGAGCACCAAGACCTGAGATCTGTAAAGGAAGCTTATAACCACCTTCATGAGCAACACACAGAACTATCATCCCGTGCTATACTGCAAGCAGAACACATACTGGGACTAGAG AGTGGGATGAAGGACTATGTTAAAGACAATGAGAATCCAATGGGTGAAAACCGAGATCAATCCGCTAAGGATGAATATGTCTCAAAGGACGTTTGTAGAGTGGACACAGTTGTAGTGGGTGAAGTGGCTCAAACAGCGGAAAGTGACTCTACACAGGAGAATGTAGATgttacag ACCAAAGCAGGGAAGTCGGTTGTTCGGAGACTGTGATTGATGACTCCCCACAGACAGCCCACTGTAAGGTTATCGACAGTGTACAGGCCACCCATGGTTCCAATCCAGATCGGTCCACAGACGTAGAGGGAGGTGGAAAGAGCTGTCAGGGTGAAGACaagcctagctcagtgctccAGCCACCAGCAGGAAGACTGAAGGGGTTGGCTTCTCTCCAGTCTGGATCTGCAGACGGTCTGACCACGGTCACAGACGTGGTCCATGTGCTGAGTATTTGCGGAATAGGAGAAGGTCAGCCAACTGACTCAAACAACAAACGTAGCTCCAGTGATTTCAATTATCCATTCTGCAGTTTGATTAATAATGTCTGCTCGTCCAGCAACGTCCATCTGAGCGACAAAGGTGACTCTATGAGTGGGCTATCTGGCTTTGAGAACAGTTCTGTTTATGGTGCGCTAAACAGTGACCCAGTGGCTGGAGGAACAAGGGATGGAGAGCAAGAACAGAGTGTGTATACACCAGAGATGACAACCAGCCAGACATTTAATAAACACAGAGGCAGACAGAAAAGCACATCATCATTTCAGAACATTGACCCAGTCCAAGCTGTGACCCCATTGGCAGTCTCACAGTCAGATCCATGCAACTTTCTCCTTCAGAAGGTCGTTGAAATCCATGAAATAAGATGTCACACGCCAGAGGCCAATGAGGTCAACATCCTCTCAGAGTCACCTAGCAGCTCATTACCAGCCTCAGcccaacacagcaacacacacattgAGAATCCGACAGAACAAGAGACAATCGGCacgtcttgtcttccatcacagcCCCTGAACCTGCCACAGCAAATCAATCCCCATGGTGTTGTTGCACAGGACTGTACTCAGTCTGACTGTAATATTGGAACCAAGGAGCCTGAGGACAAGCATGAACAACCAGCTAGAGACTGTGTGCCAGCAACTGAGGATGCACTCTATCCTAATTGTCAGGAAACCTTACCAGAGAGTGGCGATCTCAATGTGAGCCCTGATGCTGGAACCCATGGAGATCCTGAGCAACCTTCTTCAGATGTTAATTTGGACATTGACGGGCCTGTTGGATCACAGTCCCAACCATGTCCAGTGGCTATGAACTCACCACAGTCTGAGAGGGTTCATGAAGACAACTGCTGTAACTCTACAGTGGAGGAGAAGTTGAGACCACAACACGCCAATGACAAAGATATTGAAGTCAAGCACAACAACCCAGCGACCTCCAAACCCCCAAGCGATGAGACAGATCTCTCCCCCAAAAGCAATCATTCAAAACAATCTTGTCTGCTGAAAACTGAggagaaaacatctgaaaccattGACTATTCGTTTCTAGCAAGCAACAAAAGATATCGATCATCATTTGAGTTAACTTCAGAGAAGAGGGACATACATTCCAGGAACATGCACAGCATCGTAATTAGTCAAACAACCCCGACATGCCAGATATCCCAAGTGTCTGACCTGAAAACTAAACTGTCCTCTGGATTCCAAGAGCCTCCTTCTCCATTCACAATACCCATCTTTCTAAAGGGCAAGCAAAACACCAGCG ATCCATCAATGATGACTAGGTCTGCAGACTTGCACAACCCTCCCAGCCTCCTGACGTCCCACAAGAGAGATCATCAAGGGGAATGGAACACCATTAGAGAGACCTTTTATGAAATGTCAGCAGAAAAA GAAAGCAGAGATCACATCCCAGTCAGCTCTGCTTTGCCCATCATCACGACCCCTTCCTCTATGGGCAGCAGCAGGTTGTGGCAGGACTACCCCAGGACCgtttcctctccctgtctctccaacaacAGCAGGTTGTGGCAGGACTACCCCAGGACCGTTTCCTCTCCCTGTCACCCCAGCTTCTGCAGAGGGACTGCTTCTGAGGCTTTCCCACCCAGCTCACAGGACGACGAAGAGTCACAGCAATCCAACATCAGAGCCCAAATTGCTAAAATAGAGCCGTTCCTGTGCTCCGCGAGGTTGAGACTCCCAAAGAAACGCAAAATGGATTCAAGTGAAACTATGCAGTTGTAA
- the ccdc73 gene encoding coiled-coil domain-containing protein 73 isoform X3, producing MANQHTESLANVKKQFQSKIRGVEDERGKHQLTAELKDKEINSLKEELKLFQLFKYSLEKKLSELNLQLQLQTQTKDSHLNQLGEVEKRFGALSRQCAMVKQAHEKLEQNVEDAMRLNKKLTSVNRKQESTIISLKQDVEELNNKLIKAKVTSMGRSEENCNLTVKEQNIQELQHRLHVETEMNKKLRDEHTTERNGKKEVMNSLQLAQQLLLTQTQAVRRVELELQAQREEYQALKREHEVIQEKIQEKEDRFTHLLEEYRNCRMIWENEKLTLQERIQSEHQDLRSVKEAYNHLHEQHTELSSRAILQAEHILGLESGMKDYVKDNENPMGENRDQSAKDEYVSKDVCRVDTVVVGEVAQTAESDSTQENVDVTGVSDQSREVGCSETVIDDSPQTAHCKVIDSVQATHGSNPDRSTDVEGGGKSCQGEDKPSSVLQPPAGRLKGLASLQSGSADGLTTVTDVVHVLSICGIGEGQPTDSNNKRSSSDFNYPFCSLINNVCSSSNVHLSDKGDSMSGLSGFENSSVYGALNSDPVAGGTRDGEQEQSVYTPEMTTSQTFNKHRGRQKSTSSFQNIDPVQAVTPLAVSQSDPCNFLLQKVVEIHEIRCHTPEANEVNILSESPSSSLPASAQHSNTHIENPTEQETIGTSCLPSQPLNLPQQINPHGVVAQDCTQSDCNIGTKEPEDKHEQPARDCVPATEDALYPNCQETLPESGDLNVSPDAGTHGDPEQPSSDVNLDIDGPVGSQSQPCPVAMNSPQSERVHEDNCCNSTVEEKLRPQHANDKDIEVKHNNPATSKPPSDETDLSPKSNHSKQSCLLKTEEKTSETIDYSFLASNKRYRSSFELTSEKRDIHSRNMHSIVISQTTPTCQISQVSDLKTKLSSGFQEPPSPFTIPIFLKGKQNTSDPSMMTRSADLHNPPSLLTSHKRDHQGEWNTIRETFYEMSAEKESRDHIPVSSALPIITTPSSMGSSRLWQDYPRTVSSPCLSNNSRLWQDYPRTVSSPCHPSFCRGTASEAFPPSSQDDEESQQSNIRAQIAKIEPFLCSARLRLPKKRKMDSSETMQL from the exons ATGGCAAATCAACATACGGAGTCTCTTGCCAATGTTAAAAAACAG TTTCAGTCCAAAATCAGAGGGGTCGAAGATGAAAGG GGAAAGCACCAGCTGACAGCCGAGTTAAAGGACAAGGAGATCAACAGTCTGAAGGAGGAACTGAAATTGTTCCAG TTGTTCAAGTACAGTTTGGAGAAGAAATTAAGCGAGCTG AACCTGCAGCTGCAGCTGCAGACCCAGACCAAAGACAGCCACCTGAATCAACTAGGGGAGGTGGAGAAGAGGTTTGGAGCTCTCTCCAGACAGTGTGCCATGGTCAAGCAGGCCCACGAGAAGCTGGAGCAAAATG TTGAAGATGCCATGAGACTCAATAAGAAACTAACTTCTGTCAATAGAAAACAAgaatccacaatcatctccttaaaACAG GATGTGGAGGAACTTAATAACAAGCTTATAAAGGCCAAAGTGACATCTATGGGTAGATCTGAAGAGAACTGCAACCTCACAGTCAAAGAGCAAAACATACAGGAACTCCAACACAGGCTGCATGTG GAAACTGAAATGAATAAAAAACTCAGAGATGAGCATACAACTGAAAGAAATGGAAAAAAG gaggTGATGAACTCCCTACAGCTTGCCCAGCAGCTTCTGCTGACACAGACTCAGGCTGTGAGGCGAGTGGAGCTGGAGCTTCAAGCACAGCGAGAGGAGTACCAG GCCCTTAAAAGAGAACATGAAGTGATCCAAGAGAAGATCCAGGAAAAAGAAGACAGATTCACTCATCTGCTGGAGGAGTACAGAAATTGTAGAATGATCTGGGAAAATGAG AAACTGACATTACAAGAGAGGATCCAGTCAGAGCACCAAGACCTGAGATCTGTAAAGGAAGCTTATAACCACCTTCATGAGCAACACACAGAACTATCATCCCGTGCTATACTGCAAGCAGAACACATACTGGGACTAGAG AGTGGGATGAAGGACTATGTTAAAGACAATGAGAATCCAATGGGTGAAAACCGAGATCAATCCGCTAAGGATGAATATGTCTCAAAGGACGTTTGTAGAGTGGACACAGTTGTAGTGGGTGAAGTGGCTCAAACAGCGGAAAGTGACTCTACACAGGAGAATGTAGATgttacaggtgtgtcag ACCAAAGCAGGGAAGTCGGTTGTTCGGAGACTGTGATTGATGACTCCCCACAGACAGCCCACTGTAAGGTTATCGACAGTGTACAGGCCACCCATGGTTCCAATCCAGATCGGTCCACAGACGTAGAGGGAGGTGGAAAGAGCTGTCAGGGTGAAGACaagcctagctcagtgctccAGCCACCAGCAGGAAGACTGAAGGGGTTGGCTTCTCTCCAGTCTGGATCTGCAGACGGTCTGACCACGGTCACAGACGTGGTCCATGTGCTGAGTATTTGCGGAATAGGAGAAGGTCAGCCAACTGACTCAAACAACAAACGTAGCTCCAGTGATTTCAATTATCCATTCTGCAGTTTGATTAATAATGTCTGCTCGTCCAGCAACGTCCATCTGAGCGACAAAGGTGACTCTATGAGTGGGCTATCTGGCTTTGAGAACAGTTCTGTTTATGGTGCGCTAAACAGTGACCCAGTGGCTGGAGGAACAAGGGATGGAGAGCAAGAACAGAGTGTGTATACACCAGAGATGACAACCAGCCAGACATTTAATAAACACAGAGGCAGACAGAAAAGCACATCATCATTTCAGAACATTGACCCAGTCCAAGCTGTGACCCCATTGGCAGTCTCACAGTCAGATCCATGCAACTTTCTCCTTCAGAAGGTCGTTGAAATCCATGAAATAAGATGTCACACGCCAGAGGCCAATGAGGTCAACATCCTCTCAGAGTCACCTAGCAGCTCATTACCAGCCTCAGcccaacacagcaacacacacattgAGAATCCGACAGAACAAGAGACAATCGGCacgtcttgtcttccatcacagcCCCTGAACCTGCCACAGCAAATCAATCCCCATGGTGTTGTTGCACAGGACTGTACTCAGTCTGACTGTAATATTGGAACCAAGGAGCCTGAGGACAAGCATGAACAACCAGCTAGAGACTGTGTGCCAGCAACTGAGGATGCACTCTATCCTAATTGTCAGGAAACCTTACCAGAGAGTGGCGATCTCAATGTGAGCCCTGATGCTGGAACCCATGGAGATCCTGAGCAACCTTCTTCAGATGTTAATTTGGACATTGACGGGCCTGTTGGATCACAGTCCCAACCATGTCCAGTGGCTATGAACTCACCACAGTCTGAGAGGGTTCATGAAGACAACTGCTGTAACTCTACAGTGGAGGAGAAGTTGAGACCACAACACGCCAATGACAAAGATATTGAAGTCAAGCACAACAACCCAGCGACCTCCAAACCCCCAAGCGATGAGACAGATCTCTCCCCCAAAAGCAATCATTCAAAACAATCTTGTCTGCTGAAAACTGAggagaaaacatctgaaaccattGACTATTCGTTTCTAGCAAGCAACAAAAGATATCGATCATCATTTGAGTTAACTTCAGAGAAGAGGGACATACATTCCAGGAACATGCACAGCATCGTAATTAGTCAAACAACCCCGACATGCCAGATATCCCAAGTGTCTGACCTGAAAACTAAACTGTCCTCTGGATTCCAAGAGCCTCCTTCTCCATTCACAATACCCATCTTTCTAAAGGGCAAGCAAAACACCAGCG ATCCATCAATGATGACTAGGTCTGCAGACTTGCACAACCCTCCCAGCCTCCTGACGTCCCACAAGAGAGATCATCAAGGGGAATGGAACACCATTAGAGAGACCTTTTATGAAATGTCAGCAGAAAAA GAAAGCAGAGATCACATCCCAGTCAGCTCTGCTTTGCCCATCATCACGACCCCTTCCTCTATGGGCAGCAGCAGGTTGTGGCAGGACTACCCCAGGACCgtttcctctccctgtctctccaacaacAGCAGGTTGTGGCAGGACTACCCCAGGACCGTTTCCTCTCCCTGTCACCCCAGCTTCTGCAGAGGGACTGCTTCTGAGGCTTTCCCACCCAGCTCACAGGACGACGAAGAGTCACAGCAATCCAACATCAGAGCCCAAATTGCTAAAATAGAGCCGTTCCTGTGCTCCGCGAGGTTGAGACTCCCAAAGAAACGCAAAATGGATTCAAGTGAAACTATGCAGTTGTAA
- the ccdc73 gene encoding coiled-coil domain-containing protein 73 isoform X1, with protein MDVSADSGKRPTTTGHNFEKELSLSYTPNETDSGTISLHVLEFKTILHEAVEELHIHREAETRYEEQISKLVLEKQELEWQKESLQHQIDNMANQHTESLANVKKQFQSKIRGVEDERGKHQLTAELKDKEINSLKEELKLFQLFKYSLEKKLSELNLQLQLQTQTKDSHLNQLGEVEKRFGALSRQCAMVKQAHEKLEQNVEDAMRLNKKLTSVNRKQESTIISLKQDVEELNNKLIKAKVTSMGRSEENCNLTVKEQNIQELQHRLHVETEMNKKLRDEHTTERNGKKEVMNSLQLAQQLLLTQTQAVRRVELELQAQREEYQALKREHEVIQEKIQEKEDRFTHLLEEYRNCRMIWENEKLTLQERIQSEHQDLRSVKEAYNHLHEQHTELSSRAILQAEHILGLESGMKDYVKDNENPMGENRDQSAKDEYVSKDVCRVDTVVVGEVAQTAESDSTQENVDVTGVSDQSREVGCSETVIDDSPQTAHCKVIDSVQATHGSNPDRSTDVEGGGKSCQGEDKPSSVLQPPAGRLKGLASLQSGSADGLTTVTDVVHVLSICGIGEGQPTDSNNKRSSSDFNYPFCSLINNVCSSSNVHLSDKGDSMSGLSGFENSSVYGALNSDPVAGGTRDGEQEQSVYTPEMTTSQTFNKHRGRQKSTSSFQNIDPVQAVTPLAVSQSDPCNFLLQKVVEIHEIRCHTPEANEVNILSESPSSSLPASAQHSNTHIENPTEQETIGTSCLPSQPLNLPQQINPHGVVAQDCTQSDCNIGTKEPEDKHEQPARDCVPATEDALYPNCQETLPESGDLNVSPDAGTHGDPEQPSSDVNLDIDGPVGSQSQPCPVAMNSPQSERVHEDNCCNSTVEEKLRPQHANDKDIEVKHNNPATSKPPSDETDLSPKSNHSKQSCLLKTEEKTSETIDYSFLASNKRYRSSFELTSEKRDIHSRNMHSIVISQTTPTCQISQVSDLKTKLSSGFQEPPSPFTIPIFLKGKQNTSDPSMMTRSADLHNPPSLLTSHKRDHQGEWNTIRETFYEMSAEKESRDHIPVSSALPIITTPSSMGSSRLWQDYPRTVSSPCLSNNSRLWQDYPRTVSSPCHPSFCRGTASEAFPPSSQDDEESQQSNIRAQIAKIEPFLCSARLRLPKKRKMDSSETMQL; from the exons ATGGATGTCAGTGCAGACTCAGGGAAACGCCCCACCACG ACTGGACACAACTTTGAAAAGGAGCTGTCGTTATCATATACCCCTAACGAGACAGACAGTGGCACCATTTCCTTACATGTTTTGGAGTTTAAAACAATTCTTCATGAAGCAGTGGAAGAACTACATATTCACAGG gaggctgaaactcGCTATGAAGAGCAGATTAGTAAACTTGTGTTGGAGAAGCAGGAATTAGAATGGCAGAAG GAATCCCTTCAACATCAAATTGACAACATGGCAAATCAACATACGGAGTCTCTTGCCAATGTTAAAAAACAG TTTCAGTCCAAAATCAGAGGGGTCGAAGATGAAAGG GGAAAGCACCAGCTGACAGCCGAGTTAAAGGACAAGGAGATCAACAGTCTGAAGGAGGAACTGAAATTGTTCCAG TTGTTCAAGTACAGTTTGGAGAAGAAATTAAGCGAGCTG AACCTGCAGCTGCAGCTGCAGACCCAGACCAAAGACAGCCACCTGAATCAACTAGGGGAGGTGGAGAAGAGGTTTGGAGCTCTCTCCAGACAGTGTGCCATGGTCAAGCAGGCCCACGAGAAGCTGGAGCAAAATG TTGAAGATGCCATGAGACTCAATAAGAAACTAACTTCTGTCAATAGAAAACAAgaatccacaatcatctccttaaaACAG GATGTGGAGGAACTTAATAACAAGCTTATAAAGGCCAAAGTGACATCTATGGGTAGATCTGAAGAGAACTGCAACCTCACAGTCAAAGAGCAAAACATACAGGAACTCCAACACAGGCTGCATGTG GAAACTGAAATGAATAAAAAACTCAGAGATGAGCATACAACTGAAAGAAATGGAAAAAAG gaggTGATGAACTCCCTACAGCTTGCCCAGCAGCTTCTGCTGACACAGACTCAGGCTGTGAGGCGAGTGGAGCTGGAGCTTCAAGCACAGCGAGAGGAGTACCAG GCCCTTAAAAGAGAACATGAAGTGATCCAAGAGAAGATCCAGGAAAAAGAAGACAGATTCACTCATCTGCTGGAGGAGTACAGAAATTGTAGAATGATCTGGGAAAATGAG AAACTGACATTACAAGAGAGGATCCAGTCAGAGCACCAAGACCTGAGATCTGTAAAGGAAGCTTATAACCACCTTCATGAGCAACACACAGAACTATCATCCCGTGCTATACTGCAAGCAGAACACATACTGGGACTAGAG AGTGGGATGAAGGACTATGTTAAAGACAATGAGAATCCAATGGGTGAAAACCGAGATCAATCCGCTAAGGATGAATATGTCTCAAAGGACGTTTGTAGAGTGGACACAGTTGTAGTGGGTGAAGTGGCTCAAACAGCGGAAAGTGACTCTACACAGGAGAATGTAGATgttacaggtgtgtcag ACCAAAGCAGGGAAGTCGGTTGTTCGGAGACTGTGATTGATGACTCCCCACAGACAGCCCACTGTAAGGTTATCGACAGTGTACAGGCCACCCATGGTTCCAATCCAGATCGGTCCACAGACGTAGAGGGAGGTGGAAAGAGCTGTCAGGGTGAAGACaagcctagctcagtgctccAGCCACCAGCAGGAAGACTGAAGGGGTTGGCTTCTCTCCAGTCTGGATCTGCAGACGGTCTGACCACGGTCACAGACGTGGTCCATGTGCTGAGTATTTGCGGAATAGGAGAAGGTCAGCCAACTGACTCAAACAACAAACGTAGCTCCAGTGATTTCAATTATCCATTCTGCAGTTTGATTAATAATGTCTGCTCGTCCAGCAACGTCCATCTGAGCGACAAAGGTGACTCTATGAGTGGGCTATCTGGCTTTGAGAACAGTTCTGTTTATGGTGCGCTAAACAGTGACCCAGTGGCTGGAGGAACAAGGGATGGAGAGCAAGAACAGAGTGTGTATACACCAGAGATGACAACCAGCCAGACATTTAATAAACACAGAGGCAGACAGAAAAGCACATCATCATTTCAGAACATTGACCCAGTCCAAGCTGTGACCCCATTGGCAGTCTCACAGTCAGATCCATGCAACTTTCTCCTTCAGAAGGTCGTTGAAATCCATGAAATAAGATGTCACACGCCAGAGGCCAATGAGGTCAACATCCTCTCAGAGTCACCTAGCAGCTCATTACCAGCCTCAGcccaacacagcaacacacacattgAGAATCCGACAGAACAAGAGACAATCGGCacgtcttgtcttccatcacagcCCCTGAACCTGCCACAGCAAATCAATCCCCATGGTGTTGTTGCACAGGACTGTACTCAGTCTGACTGTAATATTGGAACCAAGGAGCCTGAGGACAAGCATGAACAACCAGCTAGAGACTGTGTGCCAGCAACTGAGGATGCACTCTATCCTAATTGTCAGGAAACCTTACCAGAGAGTGGCGATCTCAATGTGAGCCCTGATGCTGGAACCCATGGAGATCCTGAGCAACCTTCTTCAGATGTTAATTTGGACATTGACGGGCCTGTTGGATCACAGTCCCAACCATGTCCAGTGGCTATGAACTCACCACAGTCTGAGAGGGTTCATGAAGACAACTGCTGTAACTCTACAGTGGAGGAGAAGTTGAGACCACAACACGCCAATGACAAAGATATTGAAGTCAAGCACAACAACCCAGCGACCTCCAAACCCCCAAGCGATGAGACAGATCTCTCCCCCAAAAGCAATCATTCAAAACAATCTTGTCTGCTGAAAACTGAggagaaaacatctgaaaccattGACTATTCGTTTCTAGCAAGCAACAAAAGATATCGATCATCATTTGAGTTAACTTCAGAGAAGAGGGACATACATTCCAGGAACATGCACAGCATCGTAATTAGTCAAACAACCCCGACATGCCAGATATCCCAAGTGTCTGACCTGAAAACTAAACTGTCCTCTGGATTCCAAGAGCCTCCTTCTCCATTCACAATACCCATCTTTCTAAAGGGCAAGCAAAACACCAGCG ATCCATCAATGATGACTAGGTCTGCAGACTTGCACAACCCTCCCAGCCTCCTGACGTCCCACAAGAGAGATCATCAAGGGGAATGGAACACCATTAGAGAGACCTTTTATGAAATGTCAGCAGAAAAA GAAAGCAGAGATCACATCCCAGTCAGCTCTGCTTTGCCCATCATCACGACCCCTTCCTCTATGGGCAGCAGCAGGTTGTGGCAGGACTACCCCAGGACCgtttcctctccctgtctctccaacaacAGCAGGTTGTGGCAGGACTACCCCAGGACCGTTTCCTCTCCCTGTCACCCCAGCTTCTGCAGAGGGACTGCTTCTGAGGCTTTCCCACCCAGCTCACAGGACGACGAAGAGTCACAGCAATCCAACATCAGAGCCCAAATTGCTAAAATAGAGCCGTTCCTGTGCTCCGCGAGGTTGAGACTCCCAAAGAAACGCAAAATGGATTCAAGTGAAACTATGCAGTTGTAA